Part of the Pseudodesulfovibrio hydrargyri genome is shown below.
GTGCTCTTCCAGGACACCTCCAAGCTCAAGCCCAAAAACGTCCCCATGCGGCGCAAGGGCGTCCGGCCCGAAGGAAACTGACATGTCCCTGCCCGATAATCCCAAGCTCATGTCCATCCGCACCTTCCTCAAACGGAAGGGTGTGTTTGCCCCCGGACACCGGCTCGTCTTTACCAACGGCTGCTTCGATATCCTCCACCCCGGCCACGTGGACCTGCTCCAGCGCTGCCGCGCCATGGGCGATTCCCTGGTGCTCGGCCTCAACTCCGACGAGTCCGTCAAGATGCTCGGCAAAGGCGACGACCGCCCCCTGAACACCGCCGAGGAACGCGCCTTCGTGCTCGCTGGGCTCGCCTGCGTGGACCACATCATCATCTTCCATGAATCCACCCCGCTCGAACTCATCAAGGCCTGCCGCCCCCAGATCCTGGTCAAGGGCGGCGACTGGCCCGTCGACCAGATCGTCGGCGCCGACGTGGTCGCCAAGGCGGGCGGCGAAGTGCACAGCCTGCCGCTTTTGGAAGGGTACTCCACGACGGCGTTTTTGGAGAGAGTGCGGGGCTAGGGGAGGCCTCCGGCGGCCCCTTCGGGGAGACCAGGGCGCTGCCCTATCGCTGCTGTCGACGGCTCTAAGACCGAGCAAGCTCGGCCTAAGACCCGACGCGTCCCCGCTTAAGGCCGAGGGCCTTAAGAATCCCGTGTTCGCTTCGCTCAGGGGCGTGCGGACGCGGAAGGGTGCGACGGGAACGCATTCCGCCGTGTCGGTTGGCGATTTCGGATAGAGAAAACGGATGGTACGGCGTGCTTCTTTGCGAAAAGAGGCACGCCGTTTTTTCTACCCGAAATCGCGGGTTTTGTTTTGGGGAAGGCGCAACGCCTCAAGAATTATTGCCTCGCCGACAGGAATAAAACGCCGCAAAGGCGTCTGAAGGGGGTACGTCCACACCCGCCAGCGGCGTTGGTTACCGTCCCGAAGGGTTCGCGCCGGACGGCCCTCCGAGGCCCATGGACGCCCGGCGCGAACCCTTCGGGACACCGTCCTTCCAAGCTACTCCTTCCTCCACGCGCAACAATCCACCTCCCCGCGCCCACGCTTTCGCCGCAGGCGACACAAGAAGTTTGGGAGGGTCCAGGGAACCTTTTTCAAAAGGTTCCCTGGCGGGGTCTGGGGCAGCGCCCCAGCCGCCGGAGGCATTCTTTCCTACGCGGCCACGTGGTCGCCGAATATCTCCCAGGTCTTCAAAAAGGTGGCGTCGAAGGTGCGGTTCTCCACGTGGGAGCGGGCTTTGCGGCGCATGTATTGGATGCGTTCCGGGGTGTCGACCATGTGGAGGATGGCGCGGAGCAGGGAGTCGGGGTCTCCGGCGGGGACGATGAGGCCGGTTTCGTTGGGCAGGACGTTTTCGGCCGGGCCGCCCTTGTCGGTGACGATGACGGGCAGACCCGAGGCCTGGGCCTCGAGAACCACGTTGCCGAAGGTGTCGGTGGCCGAGGGGAAGACGAACAGGTCGGCGCTGGCGTAGGCCTGGGCCAGGGCCTCGCCCTTGAGCACGCCGGTGAAGGTGGCCGGGGTGGAGCGCAGGGCGCGCTGCATCTCGGCGAGATACGGGCCGTCGCCGACCACGATGAGCTGGATGGCGTCGCGCATGCGGGCGGCCTTGCGGAAAGCTTCGGTGAGCGTGTCCAGCCCCTTTTCCTTGGACACGCGGCCCACGTAGAGGAGCTTGGTGCCGCCGCCGATGTCGAACCGGCTGAAAAAGCCGTTGCGCTTGGCCGGGTGGAACCGTTCGGTATCCACGCCGCGCGGGTAGGTGACGATCTTGCCGGGATCGATGCCCCGGTCGATGAGTTCGAACTTGGTCGCCTCGCTGGGCGCGTAGATGACCTGCATCTGGTTGTAGAACCAGGACATGTAGCGCCAGCAGCCGTCTTCCAGGCCCGCGTCCTCGGTGAACGCCCCGACGTATTCGGGAAAGGCGGTGTGGTAGGTGCCGTGGAAGGGGAGTTTCAGGATTTTGGAAATGGCCAGGGCGGCCAGGCCGACCGGGCCGGGGGTGGCGGCCAGGATGCAGTCGTATTCCTGCTCGAAGCAGTGGGTGAGCATGTCGAGAAACGGCGGATAGGCCAGCGAGATTTCGGGGTATTCCGGGATGTCGAAGCGGCCCACGGGCTCGAAGGAGACCGCGCCGGGCACGTCGGCCCTGGCTCCGCAGGTGATGACGGTCATGTCCTTGCCGTGCCGGGCGACCATCTTGAGCTGCTGGCGGATGGTCCGGGCCACGCCGTTGATCTCGTCGAAGGTGTCGGTGAAATGGGCGATCTTGAGGTCGTCGCTGGTGCGCGCGTTCTTCTTGCGGAAGCGGTCGAGGCACTGGTTGGAAAAGGCCCGTTCGGTGGAAAAGAGGTCGTAGCCCACGAAGTAGGGGGCGAGCAGGGTGTAGAGCGATCCGGCCGAGCCTATGGAGTGGAAGACGTCGAAGAGATTGGCGCCGAGCACCGAGTTGAGGGTGCGGTCCGCAAACTGGGCGAGCACGCGGTTGGCGGCCAGGGAGACGAAGCGGGCCCATTCGCGTTCCAGGGTGATGACGTCGTCGACCTTGCCCCGGGCGATGCGCAGCAGGGTAGGGTCGTGGGCGATGATGTCGGCGGCCTCCTTGAGGAGCAGTCCCTGGACCGAGTCGGTGGGGCCGTATTCGCGGTGCAGGGTGGCCTTGCCTCGCCCGATGATGCGCTGGAGCAGGGTGGACAGGGTCTGCCTGGGCTCGTCGCCGGGGTAAAGCGCGGCCTTGATGAACCGGAAGCAGAGATGTTCGGAGACCTCGGGCGAGAGGGATCCGGTGCGCGAGCGGTAGAACTGGTAGGCGATGCCGTAGAGGTTGTGGGCCATGGTCCGGGGGGTGGCCGGGCTCCCCGCGGGCCGGGTGGTGTGCTCGGCCAGCCCGGTCAGAACGTTGTTCAGGCAGGGCTGGCCCGGGAACACGGTGTGCATGCGCGCGATGTTCAGGGAGGAATGGTCGTCGGACCCGCCGGTGATGCCTTTTTCCCACGGCTCGTCGCCGTAGGGCTCGATGTTGTGGGTGTTGGCCAACCGGTCGATGTCCAGCGGGGTGAGGCGGGCGGCGATGTCGCGCAGGGTCCTGTTCTGGCGGGCGTCGCGGGTGCCGTTCTCCTCGAGGATGTTGAACAGGAGCAGGGCCTGTTCGAAGTGGGCCGGAGTGAGCCGGTCGTTGACCGCGAAAAGCGGGTGGGCCAGGACGTGGACGATGTTCTGTTCGCGCAGGTAGGGCACCAGGTCGAAGACGTTGTCCCGGCAGCGCTGGATGTCCTCGTGCTGGGCCTCGGTGATGTAGTAGGCCAGGACGTGGAGCTTGCAGCGGTCCTCGGGGAAGTAGGTGGTGATCTCCTCGCTGATGAAGGTGTTCGGCAGGTGGGCGATCTCCAGCGCTCCGGCGATGGTGTTGTGGTCGGTGATGGTGACCATGTCCATGCCCCGGGAGAGCGCGATGTCGTAGAGGCGTCGCGGCTCGGTGAAGCTCTCTGGGCAGCCGATCTTCTGCAGAATCCACTGCGACGGGCGCGTGGAGAAGCGTGAGTGGACGTGCATGTCCACCTTGAACAGGGGGTCAGCCATGGGTGTCTCCGTTGCGGCGGGCGGGCCGCCGCGGTCAAGTCGTTCGGCGGCCTAGGCGCAGCGCCGGTTCAGCCCTTCGTCCTCGGCGGCCTGGCAGTGCACGCAGAGGCGGGCCGAGGGGTTGGCCTTGAGCCGGGCCACCCCGATCTCCTCGCCGCACTCCTCGCAGATGCCGTAGTCGGAATGGGACAGGCGCTTGAGGGCCGCCTCGATCTCGCGGATGCGGGCCACCCGGCGGCGCTGCATGGCCACGGAAAGGCCGTGCTGGGCCAGTTGGGAGGCGAAGTCGGTGTCGTCGGGGCAGTTCTCGAGGGCGGTGATGCCGCCGGTCAATTGGCCGTTGATGCTGTGCAGGCCCTGCATGAGGTGGGACCTGATTTCCCTGATCTGGTTCCTGGTCATGTTACCTCCGTCCGATTGAGTATGAGTTGATTCTTCCTAGTCCCTCCGCGCCCTCCATGGGTGGCGCTTCGGTGACAGGCTTTCGACGTTTTGGCGCATTCCAACCATTCGAAATCGTGGACTCCCCGGCCAAAGGCCGATACGATCAAGGATGGAAGTGGAAGGATGTCTTGAATAACTCTTGAAATACTCTAGATTCTCATAGGGAATAGACATGAAGTGGATGTTTTTTCTTTTCGCCCTGGTGGCCGGGGCGGGACTGCCGATCCAGACGGGCATCAACCTTCGGCTGCGCGAGTCGTTGTTGGATTCGGTCTGGGTCTCGGCCATCTCCTTCACCGTGGGCGCCGTGACCCTGTTCGCCTACCTGCTGGTCTCGCGCACGCCCTCGCCCTCGCTCGCCATGGCCGCCTCGGCCCCGGCCTGGACCTGGACGGGGGGGATGCTGGGGGCGTTTTTCGTCTTCGCCGGCATTGTCCTGGCCGGGCAGATCGGGGCGACGAGCACCATGGCCTGGCTGCTGCTCGGCCAGATCGTGGCCTCCCTGGCCCTGGACCACTACGGCGTGTTGGGGTATCAGTTACATGCGGTGTCCTGGCCCCGCGTCTTCGGGGTGTGCCTGCTGCTGGCCGGGGCCCTGCTGGTCAACAAATACTAACAAAGAGAGAACAATGAGCTTTGCCAAGGATCTGGCCGCCGTGTGCCGGATGGTCAAGATCGAGCATTCGGTCTTTGCCCTGCCTTTCGCCTATATGGGCGCGTTCCTGGCCGCCGGAGGGTGGCCCGGGCTGTACAACATGATCGTGCTGACCGTGGCCATGGTGGCCGTGCGCTCCTTTGCCATGGCCTTCAACCGCTACGCCGATCTGGACATCGACCGCGAGAATCCGCGCACCCAGAAGCGCGAGCTGGTCACGGGCGAGCTGTCCACCCGGTTCACCCTGGTCTTCATCGCGGCCGCGGCCCTGGTCTTTGTGGCCGCCTGCGCGCTGATGAACTCGCTCTGCCTGCTGTTCTCGCCCGTGGCCCTGGTCATGGCCGCGTCCTACAGCTTCTGCAAGCGGTTCACCTACTGGTGCCACTTCGTGCTCGGCTCGGTCCTGGGGCTGGCCCCGGTGGCGGGCTGGATCTGCGTGACCCCGTCCATCTCCCTGCCCTCGGTCCTGCTGTTCTGCGGCGTGACCCTGTGGGTGGCCGGGTTCGATCTGCTCTACGCCAGCCAGGACGCGGACTTCGACCGCGGCCGGGGGCTGTGGTCCATCCCGGCCCGGCTGGGCATCCCGTCGGCCCTGTTCATCTCCACCCTGAGCCACGTGGCGGCGGCCGCCTTCTTCCTGCTGGCCGGCTGGGCCGCGCAGCTGGGCGGGGTCTACTTCACGGTGGCCGCGCTCCTGGGCGTGACTCTCATGGCCGAGCACATGCTGGTCAAGGCGGACGACATGAGCCGGGTGAACGTGGCCTTCTTCACCATGAACGGGGTCATCTCCGTGGTCCTGTTCCTGGCCACGGTCATTGATCTGGCGGTCCGGGGCTGATAGTCTCGGATCCGAGGTTTCCCATGGAAGAGCAGCTCTCGCCGGTCATGGCCAAGATTTCGGAGATTCTCCTGTTCCTGGAGAAATGGCTCCAGACCAACGTGCTGACCTGGCGCACGGCGGCCCAATGGCTGTGCGCGCTGGGGGCCCTGCTGATCGCCCTGGCCGTGTGGCGCGTGATCCGCCCCCGGTTGGAGCGCTGGCGCTACGTCCATGTGCGCAACCCGCTTGGCCGGGGCGCGCTCTACGTCGTGATCCAGACCGGCGGGCTGGTCCTGTTCATCCTCCTGGCCCAGATGGCGGCCGGGGCCTTCGAGTTGCTGGAATACCGGCCGTGGGTCCTGGACGCGCTCAGCCAGCTGACCGTGGCCGGCATCGCCATCCGGCTGCTGGCCCTGACCATGCCCAACAAGGGGCTGGCCCGGTCCACGTCCACCGTGGTCTGGGTCTTTGTCGGCCTGCACATCCTCGGCCTGCTCACCCCGTTCACCACTTTCCTGCAGAACCTGTCGTTCTCCATGGGCGACACCCGGTTCACGGCCCTGGGCGCGCTCAAGGGGTTGATCCTGGCCGTGATCTTCCTGCAGGCCGCGGTCATGCTCTCCCGGTTCGCGGTGAGCCGCATCGGCAACATGCGCGACGTCTCGCCCTCGGTCCAGGTCCTGCTCGGCAAGACGGTCAAGGTCGCGCTGTTCACCATCGCCATCCTCATGGCCATGTCCAGCGTGGGCATCGACCTGACCAGCCTGGCCATCTTCTCCAGCGCGCTCGGCGTGGGCA
Proteins encoded:
- the rfaE2 gene encoding D-glycero-beta-D-manno-heptose 1-phosphate adenylyltransferase, encoding MSLPDNPKLMSIRTFLKRKGVFAPGHRLVFTNGCFDILHPGHVDLLQRCRAMGDSLVLGLNSDESVKMLGKGDDRPLNTAEERAFVLAGLACVDHIIIFHESTPLELIKACRPQILVKGGDWPVDQIVGADVVAKAGGEVHSLPLLEGYSTTAFLERVRG
- a CDS encoding glycosyltransferase; this encodes MADPLFKVDMHVHSRFSTRPSQWILQKIGCPESFTEPRRLYDIALSRGMDMVTITDHNTIAGALEIAHLPNTFISEEITTYFPEDRCKLHVLAYYITEAQHEDIQRCRDNVFDLVPYLREQNIVHVLAHPLFAVNDRLTPAHFEQALLLFNILEENGTRDARQNRTLRDIAARLTPLDIDRLANTHNIEPYGDEPWEKGITGGSDDHSSLNIARMHTVFPGQPCLNNVLTGLAEHTTRPAGSPATPRTMAHNLYGIAYQFYRSRTGSLSPEVSEHLCFRFIKAALYPGDEPRQTLSTLLQRIIGRGKATLHREYGPTDSVQGLLLKEAADIIAHDPTLLRIARGKVDDVITLEREWARFVSLAANRVLAQFADRTLNSVLGANLFDVFHSIGSAGSLYTLLAPYFVGYDLFSTERAFSNQCLDRFRKKNARTSDDLKIAHFTDTFDEINGVARTIRQQLKMVARHGKDMTVITCGARADVPGAVSFEPVGRFDIPEYPEISLAYPPFLDMLTHCFEQEYDCILAATPGPVGLAALAISKILKLPFHGTYHTAFPEYVGAFTEDAGLEDGCWRYMSWFYNQMQVIYAPSEATKFELIDRGIDPGKIVTYPRGVDTERFHPAKRNGFFSRFDIGGGTKLLYVGRVSKEKGLDTLTEAFRKAARMRDAIQLIVVGDGPYLAEMQRALRSTPATFTGVLKGEALAQAYASADLFVFPSATDTFGNVVLEAQASGLPVIVTDKGGPAENVLPNETGLIVPAGDPDSLLRAILHMVDTPERIQYMRRKARSHVENRTFDATFLKTWEIFGDHVAA
- a CDS encoding TraR/DksA family transcriptional regulator, whose translation is MTRNQIREIRSHLMQGLHSINGQLTGGITALENCPDDTDFASQLAQHGLSVAMQRRRVARIREIEAALKRLSHSDYGICEECGEEIGVARLKANPSARLCVHCQAAEDEGLNRRCA
- a CDS encoding DMT family transporter; translation: MKWMFFLFALVAGAGLPIQTGINLRLRESLLDSVWVSAISFTVGAVTLFAYLLVSRTPSPSLAMAASAPAWTWTGGMLGAFFVFAGIVLAGQIGATSTMAWLLLGQIVASLALDHYGVLGYQLHAVSWPRVFGVCLLLAGALLVNKY
- a CDS encoding UbiA-like polyprenyltransferase — protein: MSFAKDLAAVCRMVKIEHSVFALPFAYMGAFLAAGGWPGLYNMIVLTVAMVAVRSFAMAFNRYADLDIDRENPRTQKRELVTGELSTRFTLVFIAAAALVFVAACALMNSLCLLFSPVALVMAASYSFCKRFTYWCHFVLGSVLGLAPVAGWICVTPSISLPSVLLFCGVTLWVAGFDLLYASQDADFDRGRGLWSIPARLGIPSALFISTLSHVAAAAFFLLAGWAAQLGGVYFTVAALLGVTLMAEHMLVKADDMSRVNVAFFTMNGVISVVLFLATVIDLAVRG
- a CDS encoding mechanosensitive ion channel family protein, with product MEEQLSPVMAKISEILLFLEKWLQTNVLTWRTAAQWLCALGALLIALAVWRVIRPRLERWRYVHVRNPLGRGALYVVIQTGGLVLFILLAQMAAGAFELLEYRPWVLDALSQLTVAGIAIRLLALTMPNKGLARSTSTVVWVFVGLHILGLLTPFTTFLQNLSFSMGDTRFTALGALKGLILAVIFLQAAVMLSRFAVSRIGNMRDVSPSVQVLLGKTVKVALFTIAILMAMSSVGIDLTSLAIFSSALGVGIGFGLQTIISNYVAGIILLMDRSIKPGDTIEVGGVFGVVSGVYGRFSSVKTRDGKEYLIPNEHFVTNEVINWTYSDTNIRLKIPVGVAYESDVNKALRLMEEAPKGMKRILTSPEPRAMLIEFGDSSVNLELRAWIADTNDGVTNIKSDVLKRIWDLFHENGIAFPFPQRDVLLKPGSALAVTVDRGDAQKGGDTHDEPADIAPDESKG